The region GATGGCATGCCCCTTGTACACAAAGCTGGAAGTGCGGGCGATGACGCGCAAGCCTGCCAATTTTGAGAGCGTTGTGATGATGTCGTCGACCAGGCCATCGGCGAAGAAATCCTGCTCTGGATCGCCGGACATGTTGGTGAACGGCAAGACTGCGATCGAAGGGATGCTGGCGGACTCCGTCGGAGTCTTAGCCGGCTCCTGCGCCGGTGAGCCATCGCCGCCCCAGTACCAGCCCCGCACCGGCGCCTCGATATTCTTGAGGGACAGCTCGCCAGCATCTGCAAACGCGACGCTGATTTTGCCTTTGATTTGAGCGTGCACGGCATCTGACACAAGAACGCCGGCCTTTGGTGCCCGCCCCTCCAGGCGGGCCGCCACATTGACCCCATCGCCAAAAATGTCCTCGCCATCGACGACGATATCACCGAGGTTCACACCGATGCGCAGATTGATCGGCTCTCGCCCCGGCTGTGAACTGTTGCGGTTCGCCATCGTCCTTTGAATCGCAACCGCGCATTCGACGGCGTCCACGGCACTGGCGAACTCCACCAATACGCCATCTCCCATCATCTTGACGATGCGGCCGCGGTATTCGGCAACCGTGGGATTGAAGCGCGTGTCCCAGATCTCGCGCATTGCCGCAAGCGTTCCTGCTTCGTCAGCTGCTATCAGCCGCGAATAGCCGACAACGTCAGCGGCGAGGATAGCGGCGAGGCGGCGCTGGGGTCTTCTTTCGGCCATCGGCTGAGATCGCTTTCGAGGGCAGAATGTGGATTTTATGTGATTGCTGCAGCAAGTGCATCCAGTTTCGAAGTTGTCGATTTCGCGCTGGGATACGCGGACAACCACAGCGGGTGGGAAGGGGAACTGGACGCATGAAGTCTGCGCCGAGCTCTGCCACAAAAGATGCGCTGGTCGCGCAAAGGTGCTCAATTCTTGCTCAACGTTCGGACCGCAACCGATCACGCGTCAGTCGCGTTGTCTACACACAGTCGGGCGCTCAGAGATGTTAGAAGATGGCACATAGTTACGTCATTCTTCGAACGACCCAGAGCGACCGGCCCGCATGAGCGATTCCGGACACGAGTCGAAGGCGAGGGTCATCTTTGAGCCGCTCAGCTTCAACCACATCAAGAAGCAGGACCTGCTGATCGGTCTCGTTTGCGTTCGGCGTAATCCACCAGCGCCGATCCTCGCAGCAAAGCCCGGCTTCCGGATGCTCCTGGAGGTACTCAATCGCATATTCGGCGTCCACTTTCCGCGGTCCCGCGTTCATTTGTTCTTTTCCTCCTCCCTCTGAGATCGCTTGGGGACTATACGTGATTATGGCGCCTGTTGCAGTGAGGACGATTTTTGCTGGCTGGCGTCGGGATGCAGCACACCGCTGCTAAACACACCGCCGACTGACACTCGCTATGGCATCGCTGTAGAGCGGAACATGCTCAAAGCGAGCGGATCAGGCGGAAGATCTCGCTCGGAACATCGGTCGTGACCTGGCGCACTTTCGCCTCCACAAGCGTACGCAGGATGGCGTCGCTGATGTCCCAGCCGGGATTGACCGTCCAGGCGTCCGTCTCAATGCCGAGGTCGAGCAGGCGCGCAACAAGGGGGAAGCCCTGGTTTTCCGCGGTAACGATGGCATCGAACCGGAGATAGGCGAGGCTCACGCCGGTCCTGCGCCGCTCGATGTGGCGCAGGAGCCGCTCCGGGTCGCGCAGACCCGGCTCGCGGGATACCGCCAGCATCGGGTCGTAGCCGAGCCGGGCTCCGGGAATGGCGGCGACGAGACGGCGTGCATCATCCAGATGATGCGATCCGACGACGATGGCGTCCGCCAGCCCGGCGACGGCCGCTGCCGCATCGGCGACCGCCGAATCCGGAAGCGTGTGTCCTTCGAGCAGCTTGAGGTCGAGCTGAAGGTTGGCCGACGGCGCTCTGGGCTGCCTTCGAAGCGGGGCTACCAACCCGGCGAGCGACAGGACCGGCGCATCGGGGTCGGGGGCGCCGTCGGCGTCCCGGTGGAAAAGCCCTCTCATCGATGCGATCGGCATGCGCGGAACGCGGCCGCGGCCGGTCGTCGAGGGACCGAGCGTCGGATCGTGGAGGACCGCGAAGCGGCCATCGGCGGTGGCGAGTATGTCGATCTCGAGGCTCGCGCCGAGCTGCCAGCCGAGGGCGAGGTTCGAACGCTTGAAGGGCGCCTCGGCGAGGTGCGTGCGAAGTTTGTGCCACTTGAGCCGGACAGGGCCATATGGACCCTCAACTGCCACCGGCGTGTTCGACATCTCAAACGCTGCCACCGGCGCGCCCTCCTGTCCGCCTACTGCATGTTTCCTCAAATCGAAGCCGATTTAAGGATAAAAACATGCAGCAATTCAAAGTGCTACAGCGACCTTTGCGCGTCTGATAAGACGCGCGGCGCTGTAGAGAAATGGGACGGCTGTCGCTCGATCGTGTCAAGCCGGTGCACGTACATGCGCGCCCGCAATGAGCTTCTGTCGCACCGTCTCGAACACAAGCGAATTCTCGGGCAGGAACCCGACCTTCACCTGCTCGCCTGTCGAGTGCCCAGCGGACGAACCCTGTTCAAGCACGCGAACGGCGCCCATCCCGGTTTCGACGACATAGAGGATCTCGCGACCCATCGGTTCGATCTGCGCGATGCGGCCGGCGAAGCCGGTATCCCCGAATCTGAGGTGCTCCGGCCTCAGCCCGACAGTCAGCGGCCCCGACGCGCCCTCGACCGGAAATCTGGCGCCGTTCACGGTAACCGTGCCGCCCTCGGCTTCGCCGGCAATGAGGTTGATGGGCGGCGAGCCGATGAAGCCGGCGACGAACAGGCTCGACGGCTTGAGATAGAGGTCGTCCGGCGTCCCGACCTGCTCGATCCGGCCGGCGCGCATGCAGATGATACGGTCGGCCATCGTCGTCGCCTCGATCTGGTCATGCGTGACGAGGACGGTCGTCACGCCGAGCTGCTCGTGCAGCGACTTGATCTCAGTCCGCATCGAAAGACGGAGCGAAGCGTCGAGGTTGGAGAGCGGCTCGTCGAGGAGCAGCAGCTGCGGCTCCTTCACGAGGGCGCGTGCAAGGGCGACGCGCTGCTGCTGGCCGCCGGAAAGCTCGCTGGGGCGACGATCCAGCAGCTCCGCGACCCGGACAAGGTCCGCGGCGGCCTTCACCCGGACGAGAGCTTCGTCGCGCGGCGTTTTCTTGAACCGCAGTGGAAACAGGATGTTGTCGCGCACGCTCATGTGCGGGTAGAGCGCGTAGGATTGAAAGACGATGCCGACATTGCGGTCGCGTGCCTCTACCTCGTTGACGACATGGCCGTCAAAGAGGAGCTCGCCGCCGCTCGGAAGATAGACGCCGGCGAGCATGAACAGGCTCGTCGACTTGCCGCAGCCGGATGGGCCGAGAAGTGCGACGAACTCGCCGTCCTCAATGACGAGGTTCATATCGGGAATCACCTCGACGGCGCCGAAGCGTTTCACCACGTTGCGGAATTCGATCTTCGCCATCGTCCTCAGCCCTTCACGCCGCCAATCGACATCTGCATGAGATAGCGCTGCGCGGCCATGTAGAGGATGAGACTCGGGACGAGGTAGAAGACGCCGACCGCAGAGACGACGCCGTAGTCGACGCCCATGACATCATCGCGTACCCAGTACATGTAGAGGCTCATTGTCCAGTTGCTGTTCCTGATCAGGAATGTGAACACGAAGATGTACTCTTCCCAGCCGCGGATGAAGGTGAAGACTGCGATGGCGAGGATGCCGTTCCTCACCTGCGGCAGCACCACGCTCACGAATGCCTGCCGCCGTGACGCGCCGTCGGTCAGCGCGCTCATCTCGATGTCCCACGGCACTGCGTCGAAGAAACCCTTCATGATGAAAATCGCAAACGGCAGTTCGAAGGCGACAAGCACAAGTATGACGCCGAAAAGCGTGTCCAGGAGCCCGATCCAGTAGAGCATCAGGAACATCGGCACGATCAGCGTCAGCACGGGGAAAGCGTGGAGCACCAGGAGCGAGCGCAGCATCGAGGAGCGGCCGGGGAACTGGAAGCGCGACAGGTAGTAGGCTGCCAATGAGGCGACGGTGACGACGATGGCGGTCTGCGCGCCGGCGATCAGGATCGAGTTGCCGAAGGCATGCCAGACGTTGGGAAACTGGACCGCGCCCTTGACTTCCCCGATCCGCGACCGCACCACCGAGGCGAAGTCCGGCTCCCACAGGAAGATGAAATTGCCGACGTGCAGGTCGGGGCCGACCAGCAGGGCGAAAGCGAAGGCAGCGATCGCGGCGACTGCGGCAATGCCGATCCATAGCTGGCGCCGGCTTTGCGCGAGCGCGGCAGTGAGCCAGAAGGCAACGACGGCCGGCACGACCACGGCCATCGAGCGCCACAGAACCGCTGTCTCGGCAACGCCGGTCCTGGCCGAGAACGCGATCGTGACGAGCCAGAAATAGGGGAGAATGATCGGCAGCGACACGGCGATCAGGAAGGCGTAGAGGACGACCGCCTTGGTGCGCCGGACGCCACGCGCCCGCGCTGCCAATGCATCCCAATCGACCGTCGGCTCGGATGCCGTCGTGGACGCCATGGGGATCGGTTGCGCGGCCATCTCAATGCACCTCGATACGCGGGCGCTGCAGCAGGCGCTCCATGTCGAAGAAGCGCCAGCCGATGAGCGCGACGACTACGCCGATGACGATGAGAAAAAGCGCAAGCGCCGCCCCGTAGGCGTATTGGCCGCTCTCGAAGGCGCGACGGTACACGTAAAGCGCATAGACAGTCGTGTCGTAGAACGGACCGCCCTTGGTGAGGAGCAGGATGTACTCGAAGCTGACCAGCAGCGAGAGTGTCTGGTAGATCGTCACAAAGCTGATCGGCCAACGCAGCGCCGGCAGGGTGATGAAGCGGATCTTTGCGAACGTTCCGGCGCCGTCCACTGCCGCGGCATGGAAAAGGTGCTCGGGAATCCCGCGGATCGCGGCGGTGAAGATGATCATGCCCATCGAAGCGCCGATGAAGCCGTTCGAGATGATGATGAGCGCGATCGGAGCCGAGGTCAGCAGGTCGAGCGGCGCGTCGAGGCCGAACGCCTGCATGAGGACCTGGTTTACGAGGCCTGCTTCGGTGGGGCTCACCGCCCACAGCCAGAGCAGGATGTAAAGGACTGACGGGCTCATCCGCGGCAGCAGCCACACGCCCCGGAAGAAGCTGCCGGATACATTCCTGATCGCCGTGGTGGTGATGGCGAGGATCAGGCCAAAGGTTACGTTGAAGATCGCCAGCGTGCCGAAGACGTAGATGAAGGTCAGCCCGATGACCTGCGACAACCGGCGATCGGTTCGAAAGACCTTCTCGTACTGCTCGGTGGTGAACTCGCTGATGCGGAGCGAGCGGCTGAGGTCGGTGAACGACACTGCGATATCGATGATCACCGGGACGACGAAGAAGAGGACCGTCAGGACGATCGCCGGGCCGAGAAAGATCACAAAGTTCGTGCGCCTGCGGGCCGCCGACCCCGCATGGCCGCGCCGCTCGATCGTGAGTTCATCTGCTATCGTCGTCATCGTTTGGCTCGCACGGCAGACGTCTTGCAACCCTCGACCCGGCGCGCCGGGTCGAGGTCGCGAGAGCGATCGGACCTATTTGACGATCACGTCCTCGAGGGAGGACGACGCCTCCCCAATGACGAAATCAGCTGCTTCCTGCGCCGACAGCCGCCCCGATTCTATGCCTTGAATCCCGGCATAGATAATGCCGTTGAGTTCGCCGAAGTGCGAGTTGTTGGGCAGGAACTTGGTGATCTTGAGCAGTTCGGTTGCCCTGGCGAGCGGCCAGGCCTTGGCATAGCGCGGGTCTTCGAGTTGCTCGGGTTTGATGCCGAGATGTGTCGTCGTGACCGCGTGATCGGTATTGAGGTCGGCCGCCGAAGCGTGGCCAAGCAGGCGGACGACGAGCTCCGGCTCCTTCGTGTCGGCAGCGATCGCATAGACGATCGGATGGGTCAGACTGACCGGCGAGCCGCCTTTCTGGGGTGCCGGGCCAGCGATCCAGCCCCAATCCGCGAAGAAGGCCTTCTCGTCCTGCGGCAGGCCATAGGTCGGGAACGCGACGCTGCCGAGATCCCAGATGCCGTACATCCAGAATGCGGCGTTGCCGGTGTAGAATTCCTTGCGCAGCGCATCGAATTCCATCGCCGTGTTGTTGGCCGGGATGACCCCTTCCTTCACCCCGCGCTCGAACCAACCGAAGGCGGCAGCGAGCTTGTCGCGCTCGAGGAGCAGGTTGCCGGTTTCCGGATCGACGAAGTTGCTGCCGTAGGCCTGGAAGACCATGATGTAGTCCGGACCCTTGTTCGG is a window of Sinorhizobium numidicum DNA encoding:
- a CDS encoding glycerophosphodiester phosphodiesterase, which produces MAAFEMSNTPVAVEGPYGPVRLKWHKLRTHLAEAPFKRSNLALGWQLGASLEIDILATADGRFAVLHDPTLGPSTTGRGRVPRMPIASMRGLFHRDADGAPDPDAPVLSLAGLVAPLRRQPRAPSANLQLDLKLLEGHTLPDSAVADAAAAVAGLADAIVVGSHHLDDARRLVAAIPGARLGYDPMLAVSREPGLRDPERLLRHIERRRTGVSLAYLRFDAIVTAENQGFPLVARLLDLGIETDAWTVNPGWDISDAILRTLVEAKVRQVTTDVPSEIFRLIRSL
- a CDS encoding ABC transporter ATP-binding protein, coding for MAKIEFRNVVKRFGAVEVIPDMNLVIEDGEFVALLGPSGCGKSTSLFMLAGVYLPSGGELLFDGHVVNEVEARDRNVGIVFQSYALYPHMSVRDNILFPLRFKKTPRDEALVRVKAAADLVRVAELLDRRPSELSGGQQQRVALARALVKEPQLLLLDEPLSNLDASLRLSMRTEIKSLHEQLGVTTVLVTHDQIEATTMADRIICMRAGRIEQVGTPDDLYLKPSSLFVAGFIGSPPINLIAGEAEGGTVTVNGARFPVEGASGPLTVGLRPEHLRFGDTGFAGRIAQIEPMGREILYVVETGMGAVRVLEQGSSAGHSTGEQVKVGFLPENSLVFETVRQKLIAGAHVRAPA
- a CDS encoding carbohydrate ABC transporter permease; translated protein: MAAQPIPMASTTASEPTVDWDALAARARGVRRTKAVVLYAFLIAVSLPIILPYFWLVTIAFSARTGVAETAVLWRSMAVVVPAVVAFWLTAALAQSRRQLWIGIAAVAAIAAFAFALLVGPDLHVGNFIFLWEPDFASVVRSRIGEVKGAVQFPNVWHAFGNSILIAGAQTAIVVTVASLAAYYLSRFQFPGRSSMLRSLLVLHAFPVLTLIVPMFLMLYWIGLLDTLFGVILVLVAFELPFAIFIMKGFFDAVPWDIEMSALTDGASRRQAFVSVVLPQVRNGILAIAVFTFIRGWEEYIFVFTFLIRNSNWTMSLYMYWVRDDVMGVDYGVVSAVGVFYLVPSLILYMAAQRYLMQMSIGGVKG
- a CDS encoding carbohydrate ABC transporter permease, with the translated sequence MTTIADELTIERRGHAGSAARRRTNFVIFLGPAIVLTVLFFVVPVIIDIAVSFTDLSRSLRISEFTTEQYEKVFRTDRRLSQVIGLTFIYVFGTLAIFNVTFGLILAITTTAIRNVSGSFFRGVWLLPRMSPSVLYILLWLWAVSPTEAGLVNQVLMQAFGLDAPLDLLTSAPIALIIISNGFIGASMGMIIFTAAIRGIPEHLFHAAAVDGAGTFAKIRFITLPALRWPISFVTIYQTLSLLVSFEYILLLTKGGPFYDTTVYALYVYRRAFESGQYAYGAALALFLIVIGVVVALIGWRFFDMERLLQRPRIEVH
- a CDS encoding ABC transporter substrate-binding protein, whose protein sequence is MIHWKIGTAALLSAVLAGGSAAFLAATPLFAQETVKLELWSRQDPSGPLRPGNVIKAAERLNKELETEGSSKRVEVAVRESPAKGFDDDALQLLKVFGIGEGPDIFIAAHEWICAFQEDGFVLKLDDYIAKYPQHFGTIFPSLWSSAKCPDGTYAIPQDAEARMFFYNKKLLREAGYDAAFVDAMPERALSGDLTMDEVLDIAKQVVDKTKAQYGVLHRPNKGPDYIMVFQAYGSNFVDPETGNLLLERDKLAAAFGWFERGVKEGVIPANNTAMEFDALRKEFYTGNAAFWMYGIWDLGSVAFPTYGLPQDEKAFFADWGWIAGPAPQKGGSPVSLTHPIVYAIAADTKEPELVVRLLGHASAADLNTDHAVTTTHLGIKPEQLEDPRYAKAWPLARATELLKITKFLPNNSHFGELNGIIYAGIQGIESGRLSAQEAADFVIGEASSSLEDVIVK